The nucleotide window TGATCCACGGCGGCGACGACCAGATCGTGCCGCTCGCCGCCACCGCGCGCCGCGCCGTCGAGATCCTGCCGCAGGGCCGCCTGGAAGTGTACGAAGGCGCGCCGCACGGCCTGCCGACCACCCACAAGGACCGCCTGAACGCGGACCTGCTGGCCTTCCTGAAGTCCTGATGCGGGTTCCCCCCAGCGACCTGTTCCTCGGCATCTGCCTCGGCGGGCTGGCCGGCTATGTCGACACGGCCGGCTTCGTGGCCCTGTATGGCCTGTTCACGGCGCACGTGACGGGGAACTTCGTGCTGATCGGCGCCACGCTGACGCATCCCGAGCACACCACGCTGCTGCTCAAGTGCCTGGCCTTCCCGGCCTTCGCGCTGGGCGTGGTGGCCACGCGCCTGCTCGGCAACCGGTGCGAGCGGCGCGGCGTGGTGCCGATCCGCTCGATGCTGTCGATGCAACTGGTGTTGCTGGTCGCCTTCATGGCGACGGCGCTGCTGGCCGTGCCGATCACCAGCCCGGATGCCCCGCTGGTGCTGCTCACCGGCATGCTCGGCGCCGCCGCGATGGGCGTGCACAATGCCGCCGGCAAGCTGCAGTTCGCGCGCATCGCCCCGACCACGGTCATGACCGGCAACGTGACGGAACTGCTGATCGACATGACCGACCTGGCCACCGGCCACGCCACCCCGGCCGCGAAGGAAAAGTTCGTGCGCTTCGTGTGGCCCGTGCTGGCCTTCGCGCTCGGCTGCATCGCCGGCGGCGCCGGCTACGTGCACTTCGGCTTCTGGTGCCTGCTGGCGCCGATCGCCGCCGTCGCGGTGCTGCTGCTGTTCCCGTGGCAGGTGGCCAGGCCGGTACACGTGTAGCTTCCGCGGCGGTCGAGGCATCGGTGCCGCACATTTTTTTCGGATGATTCTTCCGGAAAAAGTGTGCGGCACCGGTTTTCTCCACCGGATATACGCGCGACGACTGCACGCGGGATAACGGGTATCCCATCGGCGGCCGCTTCAACGCCCGCCCTACATTCTTTCCACCCGCGGATCCGGCCGGATCCACACCAGCGCCAGCCCCACGTAGAATGCCGCGCCCACCAGCGGCTGCCACAGCGACAGCGGCACGCCCACCGCGTAGAGCACGATCGACACCCACCCCTTGGTATCGCGGCCGATCGCACGGGCCAGTGCCGATTGCGGGCCATGCAGCCGCACCAGGCTGCGCACCAGCAGGTCGTAGGCGATGGCACTCATCAGCAGCACCACGCCGTACAGCGCCATCGGCAAGGCCGCCATGTGCTGCTCGCCCAGCCAGTTCGTCATGAACGGCACCAGCGACAGCCAGAACAGCAGGTGCAGGTTGGCCCACAGCGCGCGGCCGTCGACCTTCTGCGCCAGCTGCAGCAGGTGGTGGTGGTTGTTCCAGTAGATGCCCACGTAGACAAAGCTCAGCACATAGGCGAAGAACAGGGGCCACAGCGGCAACAGCGCTTCCAGCGTGGCTTCGTGCGGCACTTTCAGCTCGAGCACCATGATGGTGATGATGATGGCGATCACGCCGTCGCTGAACGCTTCCATCCTCGACTTGCCCATTTCCCTGCGGGTCCCCGCTTCCGCGGCGCCGCCTTTCGCGGACTGCTGTTTGCTGGCTTCGTGTTCGCCGCCTTCGTGTTTGCCGCCTTCCTGTTTGCTGCCTTCTTGCATGCTTCCTCCGTGTGCTTGACCCGCCATCTTAGTGCGCCACGCCGGTGCATCGCATCGCCCTGAAGGCAGAGCCGCTACACTCTGCGGGACGGCGGTTGCATCACTGGCAAAACCTCCGTAAGCTTGGGACTGACCGGGAAGGAGCCTTTTGTCATGGACGTGTGGATCGAACGGGACGAGTCGGAGCACCGCAGGGTACGCGAGCTGTCGCGCTACGCGCTCGCGCTGGACAAGCCCGATCCGCAATTGCGCTTCATCGTGGAGCTGGCCGTGCAGACCATGGGCGCCGACATCGGCGGCATCAGCCTGGTCTACCGCTCGCACATCTGGCTGCCGGTGACTGTGGGGATCTCGCTGCGCGAGATCGAGCGGGGCGCATCGTTCTGCAGCGAACTGGTGGCGTCGGAAAGCGACTTTTTCGAGGTGGAGGATGCGCTGGCCCACGACTGGTCGGCGGCCAAGCCGGTCGTGCGTGAGCCGCCGCACTGCCGCCACTATGCCGGCGTGGCGCTGTACGGCAACCGCGGCTACCAGCTCGGCACATTGTGGGTGATGTGGCGAGCGCCCGGCCGGCTCGAAGCCGCGCAGCGCACCATGCTGCAGGGGCTGGCGCGGCTGGTCGCGGACACACTGGAGCTGCGCTACTGCGACGCCGTCACGGGCATGTACAACCGCGGCGCGTTCGTGCAGCACCTGCAGCACGCCAAGGGCGAGGCCGGGCGCCGCGAACTGGCGGTCGGCTATGTCGACCTGACAGGCTTCCACCAGATCAACGAAGTCCATGGCCGCGGCGCCGGCGATGCCACGCTGGCCGAGATCGCCGCGCGCATCATCGGCTGGGCCGGCCCGGACAGCCTGCTCGGCCACCTGGGCGGCGACCGCTTCGCCTTCGCGCTGCTCGACCACACGGGCATGGACCGGCTGCAGGCGCTGTGCCACGCGATCGACGTGCCCGTCACCTTGCCGTCGGACCGCACGCAGGCGCTGCATGCGCGCATCGGCATCGTGCGCGAAACCCTGCCGACGCCGGTGGCGGCCGCCGCGCTGCTCGACATGGCCGAGACGGCGGCGGCCAGCATCGGCGACGTGGCCGGCTTTTCCGTGGTGCGCGAATATGGCAGCGAACTGCGCGAACGCTCGTGGTTCCTGCACGACCTGCTGGGCGTGCTGGAAGGCCAGCCCGGCACCGGCCGGCTGTCGATGCACTACCAGCCGCAGGTCAACTTCGCCAAGCAGAAGCTGATCGGCCTGGAAGCGCTGGTGCGCTGGGAACATCCGCAGCGCGGCGCGGTGCCGCCGTCGACTTTCGTGCCGCTGGCGGAAAGTTCCGGCAACAGCCATGCGCTGGACATGCTGGTGATGGGCCAGGTCTGCCGCGACATGCGCGGCTGGATGGATGCCGGCTTGCCGCAAGTACCCGTGTCGCTCAATTTCTCCCGCTCCACGCTGCTGCATCCGGGGCTGCCGGATGCCGTCAAGGCGCTGCTGGACGAGCACGGCCTGCCCGGCGCGCTGCTGGAAGTGGAAGTCACGGAAAGCCAGCTGCTGGAAGCGCCGGAAGCGCTGGGCGACCGGGTGGCCGCGCTGCGCCGCCTCGGCCTGCGCATCGCCATCGACGACTTCGGCATCGGCTACTCCAACCTGGATGCGATCGGCACGCTGCCGTTCGACCGGCTGAAAGTGGACCGCCGCTTCGTGCATGGCGTGGCCGACAGCGCCGTGACGGCCAGCCTGTTCCGGTTGATCCAGGGCGTGGCCGAGGTCTCGGATGCGGAACTGCTGTGCGAAGGCCTGGAACGCCAGGTGGACCTGGACTGGCTGCGCCACCAGCATGCCTACTGCGTGCAGGGCTGGTACTTCTGTTCCGCGCTGCCGCCGCAGGGCGTGGAACAGCTGCTGCGCGCCTGGGGCCAGCGCGCCCGGCACGCGGCCGGGGGCGGCGACGTGCGCGAACTGTTCGTGGGCGCATGAGTGAGCGAGTGAAGGAAGCAGGGGCGGGGGTCGGGGCGAAATCGCGGGCACAACTGCGCATCGGCATTTCCGGCTGGCGCTACGAACCATGGCGCAAGGTCTTTTACCCGGCCGACCTGGCGCAGGCGCGCGAACTCGATTTCGCCTCGCGCATGCTGCCCACCATCGAGATCAACGGTTCGTTCTATTCGCTGCAGCGGCCGAAAAGCTACCAGGAGTGGTACGACGCCACCCCGGAAGGCTTCGTGTTCGCCCACAAGGGCAACCGCTTCATCACGCACATGCGCCGGCTGCGCGATCCCGCCCCTTCGCTGAGCAATGTGTTCGCTTCCGGCGTGCTGGCATTGCGCGACAAGCTGGGGCCCTTCCTATGGCAATTGCCGCCGAACTTCCAGTTCGATGCCGGCGTGATCGAAGCTTTCCTGGCCGCCCTGCCCCACGATACCGCCGCCGCGCTGGAGATGGCGCGGCAGCACGAGCCGCGCATGGAAGGCCGCGCGTTCCTCGAGATCGACCGCAAGCGCAAGCTGCGCCACGCGCTGGAGATCCGCCATGAAAGCTTCGCCGATGCGGCGTTCGTGAAGCTGCTGCGCAAGTACAAGGTGGCCCTGGTGGTGGCCGACACGGCGGGCAAGTGGCCCGGCTACGAGGATGTGACGGCGGACTTCATGTACCTGCGCCTGCATGGCGAAAAGGAACTGTACGCGGGCGGCTACACCGACGAAGCGCTGAATGGCTGGGCGCGGAAAATCCGGGCGTGGAGTACCGGCGGGCAGCCCGGCGACGCGCGGCTGATCACGGCGGCGGCACCGCCGAAGCGCGCGAGCCGCGATATCTACTGCTACTTCGACAACGACATCAAGGTGCACGCGCCGTTCGATGCGCGCCGCCTGCTGGCGCGGCTGGACGCCGATGCGGCGCTGCCGGCACTCATCGATCCGCGTCCCGACGTGGATCGCGGCCTGCGCTGAACGGCGGCTTGGCGCCGCGCTGCGCCTTGTAGATACCGGCGTGCCCGGAGCACAGGTAGGCCACCACGCAACCCAGCGCCGCATAGGGACCGATGGCGGGCCCGAACAGTTCCAGGGCCATCACCGTGGATGCCAATGGGGTGTTGGCCGCCCCGGCGAACACGGCGACGAAGCCCACCCCGGCCAGCAGCGGGAACGGAAGTTCCAGCAGCGGCGCCAGCGCATTGCCCAGCGTGGCGCCGATATAGAACAGCGGCGTGACTTCGCCGCCCTTGAAGCCGGTGCCCAGCGACGCCACGGTGAACGCCAGCTTGCCCAGCGCATCCCAGATCGGCAGCGGATGCGCGAACGCTTCGACGATCACCGGGATGCCGAGGCCCACGTAGCGCTGCGTGCCCACCGCCCACACCGCGACGGCGACCACCGCGCCGCCGATCAGCGGCCGCAATGGCGCATACGCCACGTGGCGTTTCATGAAGCCCGACAGCGCATGGGTGGCACGGGCGAACACCATGCCGGCCAGGCCGAAGGCGACACCGGCGGCGACGATCGCGGCGATGGACCATGCCGTGATTGGCGGCACGGCGGCCACCGCGTAATGCGTGTGATGCACGCCCCAGGCCAGGCCGACCTGGTCGGCCAGGATCGCCGCCGCCATGCAGGGGAAGATCGCGTCATAGCGCATGCGGCCGATCACGAGCACCTCCAGCCCGAAGATGGCGCCGGCCAGCGGCGTGCCGAACACGGAAGCGAAACCGGCGCTGATGCCGGCCATCAGCAGGATGCGGCGCTCGCCGGGACCCAGCTTCGCCACGTTCGTCAGCTGGTCGGCCAGCGAGCCGCCCAGCTGCACCGCGGTGCCTTCGCGCCCGACCGATGCGCCGAACAGGTGCGAGATGACGGTGCCGCCCAGCACCAGCGGCGCCATGCGCAGCGGCACCACCTGCTTCGGATCGTGGATCTCGTCGATCAGCAGGTTGTTGCCCGCTTCCACCTCGCGGCCCCAGCGCAGGTACACCCAGCCGACCGCGAAGCCGGCCAGCGGCAGCAGCCAGATGATCCACGGCTGCCGCTCGCGATACGCGGTCGCGGCGTCGAGGGAGAACAGGAACAGGGCCGAGGCGCTGCCCGCCAGGACGGCGATCAGCAGTGAAACCAGGGACCATTTGAGGAGGTAGCGGAGGGCGAGGACGAAGGAGTCGAGGTGGGCTTTCATCGGGGGGGAATATAGCATGCAGCATAGCTGGCCGTGGAGAACCGGTATTCGGCAGCCGACAGCTACCGCCTGGATCACCCCAAGTGCGAACTGCTGGGGTCAGACCCGGCGGGTCTGACCCCGGCCCTTCGCTGTTGGGGTGAATGCATGCTCTTTCATTTGCGTCGGGTAACGCTTAACTTAACGGCATTCGGGTCTATCCCCGGCAAGTGATTGCCTGCGCGTTTGCCCGCCAGCTGCGACAGCCAGCGCCGAAAAACGGTCAGTAATCAATGATGCTCATGCCCTCCCCCGCGCTTGACATCCACCGGCTTGCCCTGCGCCGGCGCGAGCGGCGCCATGCCGGGGGCCTGCGGCGCGGGCGGCAGCTCGCCGGTCCACTCGTAGGCCACGCTGCCTTTCGGATGCCGGTAATGCCCGGGATCGCGATAGTCGCCGCGCGCCTGGCCCTCGCGCACCTTGACGAGGGTGAACATGCCGCCCATCTCGATCTCGCCGAACTGGCCGGTGCCGGTCATCATCGGCAGCGTGTTTTCCGGCAGCGCCATGCGCATGCTGCCCATCGAGCCGCCCTTGTCGCCCATCACCATGTAGCCGGGCACGAGGTTGTTGATCTTCTCTGCCACGCCGCGGTGGTCGACGCCGATCAGCGTGGGCACGTCGTGGCCCATCGCGTTCATCGTGTGGTGCGACTTGTGGCAGTGGAACGCCCAGTCGCCCGGGTTGTCGGCGACGAACTCGATCGCCCGCATCTGGCCGACGGCGATGTCGGTGGTGACTTCCGGCCAGCGGGCCGACGGCCTGACCCAGCCGCCGTCGGTGCCGGTCACCTGGAACGTGTGGCCGTGCAGGTGGATCGGGTGGTTCGTCATCGTCAGGTTGCCGGCGCGGATGCGCACGCGGTCGCCCTGGCGCACCACCATCGGATCGATCGCCGGGAACACGCGGCTGTTGAAGGTCCACAGGTTGAAGTCCAGCATCGTGTTGACCTGCGGGGTGTAGCTGCCCGGTTCGATGTCGTAGGCGCCCAGCAGGAACACGAAGTC belongs to Pseudoduganella albidiflava and includes:
- a CDS encoding voltage-gated chloride channel family protein, which gives rise to MLYSPPMKAHLDSFVLALRYLLKWSLVSLLIAVLAGSASALFLFSLDAATAYRERQPWIIWLLPLAGFAVGWVYLRWGREVEAGNNLLIDEIHDPKQVVPLRMAPLVLGGTVISHLFGASVGREGTAVQLGGSLADQLTNVAKLGPGERRILLMAGISAGFASVFGTPLAGAIFGLEVLVIGRMRYDAIFPCMAAAILADQVGLAWGVHHTHYAVAAVPPITAWSIAAIVAAGVAFGLAGMVFARATHALSGFMKRHVAYAPLRPLIGGAVVAVAVWAVGTQRYVGLGIPVIVEAFAHPLPIWDALGKLAFTVASLGTGFKGGEVTPLFYIGATLGNALAPLLELPFPLLAGVGFVAVFAGAANTPLASTVMALELFGPAIGPYAALGCVVAYLCSGHAGIYKAQRGAKPPFSAGRDPRRDADR
- a CDS encoding putative bifunctional diguanylate cyclase/phosphodiesterase, with the translated sequence MDVWIERDESEHRRVRELSRYALALDKPDPQLRFIVELAVQTMGADIGGISLVYRSHIWLPVTVGISLREIERGASFCSELVASESDFFEVEDALAHDWSAAKPVVREPPHCRHYAGVALYGNRGYQLGTLWVMWRAPGRLEAAQRTMLQGLARLVADTLELRYCDAVTGMYNRGAFVQHLQHAKGEAGRRELAVGYVDLTGFHQINEVHGRGAGDATLAEIAARIIGWAGPDSLLGHLGGDRFAFALLDHTGMDRLQALCHAIDVPVTLPSDRTQALHARIGIVRETLPTPVAAAALLDMAETAAASIGDVAGFSVVREYGSELRERSWFLHDLLGVLEGQPGTGRLSMHYQPQVNFAKQKLIGLEALVRWEHPQRGAVPPSTFVPLAESSGNSHALDMLVMGQVCRDMRGWMDAGLPQVPVSLNFSRSTLLHPGLPDAVKALLDEHGLPGALLEVEVTESQLLEAPEALGDRVAALRRLGLRIAIDDFGIGYSNLDAIGTLPFDRLKVDRRFVHGVADSAVTASLFRLIQGVAEVSDAELLCEGLERQVDLDWLRHQHAYCVQGWYFCSALPPQGVEQLLRAWGQRARHAAGGGDVRELFVGA
- a CDS encoding TMEM175 family protein encodes the protein MGKSRMEAFSDGVIAIIITIMVLELKVPHEATLEALLPLWPLFFAYVLSFVYVGIYWNNHHHLLQLAQKVDGRALWANLHLLFWLSLVPFMTNWLGEQHMAALPMALYGVVLLMSAIAYDLLVRSLVRLHGPQSALARAIGRDTKGWVSIVLYAVGVPLSLWQPLVGAAFYVGLALVWIRPDPRVERM
- a CDS encoding YoaK family protein is translated as MRVPPSDLFLGICLGGLAGYVDTAGFVALYGLFTAHVTGNFVLIGATLTHPEHTTLLLKCLAFPAFALGVVATRLLGNRCERRGVVPIRSMLSMQLVLLVAFMATALLAVPITSPDAPLVLLTGMLGAAAMGVHNAAGKLQFARIAPTTVMTGNVTELLIDMTDLATGHATPAAKEKFVRFVWPVLAFALGCIAGGAGYVHFGFWCLLAPIAAVAVLLLFPWQVARPVHV
- a CDS encoding DUF72 domain-containing protein: MSERVKEAGAGVGAKSRAQLRIGISGWRYEPWRKVFYPADLAQARELDFASRMLPTIEINGSFYSLQRPKSYQEWYDATPEGFVFAHKGNRFITHMRRLRDPAPSLSNVFASGVLALRDKLGPFLWQLPPNFQFDAGVIEAFLAALPHDTAAALEMARQHEPRMEGRAFLEIDRKRKLRHALEIRHESFADAAFVKLLRKYKVALVVADTAGKWPGYEDVTADFMYLRLHGEKELYAGGYTDEALNGWARKIRAWSTGGQPGDARLITAAAPPKRASRDIYCYFDNDIKVHAPFDARRLLARLDADAALPALIDPRPDVDRGLR
- a CDS encoding multicopper oxidase family protein; the encoded protein is MTASSNSRRTFLAGATTLLSAGMVSRAGAASLPEAPVHASAATAAPLVPPNGRPYNPVVTLNGWSLPWRMKDGVKEFHLVAEPVVREVAPGMTANLWGYNGQSPGPTIEVVEGDRVRIFVTNKLPEHTSIHWHGQILPNGMDGVSGVTQPSIQPGKTFVYEFVAKHAGTFMYHPHADEMVQMAMGMMGFWVTHPKDIRQHAVDRDFVFLLGAYDIEPGSYTPQVNTMLDFNLWTFNSRVFPAIDPMVVRQGDRVRIRAGNLTMTNHPIHLHGHTFQVTGTDGGWVRPSARWPEVTTDIAVGQMRAIEFVADNPGDWAFHCHKSHHTMNAMGHDVPTLIGVDHRGVAEKINNLVPGYMVMGDKGGSMGSMRMALPENTLPMMTGTGQFGEIEMGGMFTLVKVREGQARGDYRDPGHYRHPKGSVAYEWTGELPPAPQAPGMAPLAPAQGKPVDVKRGGGHEHH